From Alienimonas californiensis, a single genomic window includes:
- a CDS encoding ABC transporter permease subunit/CPBP intramembrane protease has protein sequence MSDFRPPNPLPRIALKELRESLRDRRTTITLVLMPLLVYPLLGALFRNVLIATNPAEAGPVSVVFESEADAEAFQEVFQEGTALLERAGVVDRSSGLLELNLTMPKRANDSLEAVVARGEAELGLRVAEGGEVDDTDGEPAPRYTILTRSGSPLSVESGRRIIARLRAVNEAAIEARLREAGLSADVPADFVTEAIEPTGGGAISLATVVPLILLLMTATGAVYPAIDTTAGERERGTLETLVAAPVSRLHVLLGKFVAVWAVAVLTAGANLIAMTATVYAVGLDRELFGENVRWWSLPATAGLLALTAGFFAAVLLAVTSAARSFKEAQAYLIPLMLCCLAPGGLALTPSIELDLVWAAAPLMNLVLLAREVLSGTAPLLPALVAVVSTVCYAGLALSVAARIFGTDAILYGGPGGWSEFLKPPPRPNGVPPLGAVLLGTLACVAAFLVLGGVPGKLAGLTNEESLANVDLPTLLIANAAVSVLVFVGLPWAIARWAGGSTRRTFALRTPTLLGLLGGLLLGLGAWAGVFEILLALGAADRIGDAGRLAEFGERIETLPLPLVLACLAIVPALSEEFAFRGFVLTGLKVPFGAVSAVVASGLIFGVFHVIKDFGLFDRLIGTTLLGLLLGWVRIRTGSLWPGMLLHAVSNAALLTIASYKQELSERFDIEVSETTHLPAEVLAAATACVLIGAACVWFAGRRSGEVEA, from the coding sequence GTGAGCGATTTCCGTCCCCCGAACCCGCTGCCGCGGATCGCCCTGAAGGAACTGCGGGAGAGCCTGCGGGACCGTCGCACGACGATCACGCTGGTCCTCATGCCGCTGCTGGTTTACCCGCTGCTGGGGGCGCTGTTCCGCAACGTGCTGATCGCCACCAACCCGGCCGAGGCCGGGCCGGTCTCGGTCGTGTTCGAGTCCGAAGCCGACGCGGAAGCCTTTCAAGAGGTCTTTCAGGAAGGCACCGCCCTGTTGGAGCGGGCCGGGGTCGTCGATCGCAGTTCGGGGTTGCTCGAACTGAATCTGACGATGCCCAAGCGGGCGAACGATTCACTGGAGGCCGTCGTCGCCCGCGGCGAGGCGGAACTGGGGCTGCGCGTCGCAGAAGGGGGCGAGGTCGACGACACGGACGGCGAGCCGGCGCCGCGGTACACGATTCTCACCCGCTCCGGCTCGCCGCTGTCGGTCGAATCCGGCCGGCGGATCATCGCCCGGCTGCGAGCAGTGAACGAGGCGGCGATCGAAGCCCGCCTGCGGGAGGCCGGCCTCAGCGCCGACGTGCCCGCCGACTTCGTCACGGAGGCGATCGAACCGACCGGCGGCGGGGCGATCAGCCTCGCCACCGTGGTGCCCCTCATCCTCCTGCTGATGACGGCGACCGGGGCGGTCTATCCCGCGATCGACACCACCGCCGGCGAGCGGGAACGCGGCACGCTCGAAACGCTCGTTGCGGCCCCGGTGAGCCGTCTGCACGTGCTGCTGGGCAAGTTCGTGGCCGTCTGGGCCGTCGCGGTGCTGACGGCGGGGGCGAACCTGATCGCGATGACCGCCACGGTGTACGCCGTCGGGCTGGATCGAGAACTGTTCGGCGAGAACGTCCGCTGGTGGAGCCTGCCGGCGACCGCGGGGCTGCTGGCCCTGACGGCGGGGTTCTTCGCCGCGGTGCTGCTGGCCGTCACCAGCGCCGCCCGCAGCTTCAAGGAGGCTCAGGCCTACCTGATCCCGCTGATGCTTTGCTGCCTGGCGCCCGGCGGGCTGGCCCTCACCCCGTCGATCGAACTGGACCTCGTCTGGGCCGCGGCGCCGTTGATGAACCTCGTGCTGCTGGCCCGGGAGGTGCTCAGCGGCACGGCCCCGCTGCTGCCGGCGCTGGTCGCAGTGGTCTCGACCGTCTGCTACGCCGGGCTGGCGCTGAGCGTGGCGGCCCGCATCTTCGGGACGGACGCCATCCTCTACGGCGGCCCCGGCGGGTGGAGCGAGTTCCTCAAACCGCCCCCCCGCCCGAACGGCGTTCCCCCGCTGGGGGCGGTCCTGCTGGGCACGCTGGCCTGCGTCGCCGCGTTTCTGGTGCTGGGCGGCGTGCCGGGCAAGCTGGCGGGGCTTACGAACGAAGAGAGCCTCGCCAACGTCGATCTGCCCACGCTGCTGATCGCCAACGCGGCGGTCTCCGTGCTGGTGTTCGTCGGCCTGCCCTGGGCGATCGCCCGCTGGGCCGGCGGATCGACCCGGCGGACCTTCGCCCTACGGACACCCACGCTGTTGGGGCTGCTCGGCGGTCTGCTGTTGGGGCTGGGGGCCTGGGCGGGGGTGTTCGAAATCCTGCTGGCCCTCGGCGCCGCGGACCGCATCGGCGACGCCGGCCGGCTGGCGGAGTTCGGCGAGCGGATCGAAACCCTGCCGTTGCCGCTCGTCCTGGCCTGTCTGGCGATCGTGCCCGCGCTCAGTGAGGAGTTCGCCTTCCGCGGCTTCGTGCTGACCGGCCTGAAGGTCCCGTTCGGCGCCGTGTCGGCCGTGGTCGCCAGCGGGCTGATCTTCGGCGTGTTCCACGTCATCAAAGACTTCGGCCTGTTCGACCGCCTGATCGGCACGACGCTGCTGGGCCTGCTGCTCGGCTGGGTGCGAATCCGCACCGGCAGCCTGTGGCCGGGCATGCTGCTGCACGCCGTCAGCAACGCCGCCCTGCTGACGATCGCCAGCTACAAGCAGGAGCTGAGCGAACGGTTCGACATTGAGGTCTCCGAGACGACCCACCTCCCGGCGGAAGTCCTCGCCGCCGCGACGGCCTGCGTGCTGATTGGGGCCGCCTGCGTGTGGTTCGCCGGCCGGCGGAGCGGGGAAGTCGAGGCGTAA